One Felis catus isolate Fca126 chromosome D2, F.catus_Fca126_mat1.0, whole genome shotgun sequence DNA window includes the following coding sequences:
- the LRRC18 gene encoding leucine-rich repeat-containing protein 18: MAKGGKGTKGKKITLNVAKNCVKITFDGKKRLDLSKMGITTFPKCILRLNDVDELDLSRNMIRKIPDSISKFQNLRWLDLHSNYIDKLPESIGQMASLLYLNVSNNRLTTNGLPVELNQLKNIRTVNLGLNHLESVPTTLGALKELHEVGLHDNMLSTIPKSISKLPKLKKLNTKRNPFPKTEESDAFIDSIRRLESLHLVEEKDLCTTCLRKCQQARDKLNKIKTMAAATPRRAIFSNLVSPNSMAKDSQEDWRIRSTSP; encoded by the exons ATGGCCAAGGGCGGGAAAGGCACCAAGGGCAAGAAGATTACCCTTAATGTGGCCAAGAATTGTGTCAAAATTACATTTGATGGGAAAAAACGCCTTGACTTGAGCAAGATGGGAATTACCACCTTCCCCAAGTGTATCCTGAGACTGAATGATGTGGATGAGCTCGACCTTAGCCGGAATATGATCAGAAAGATCCCTGACTCAATCTCCAAGTTCCAGAACCTGCGGTGGCTGGACCTGCACAGCAACTACATCGACAAGCTCCCTGAGTCCATCGGCCAGATGGCTTCTCTGCTCTACCTCAATGTCAGCAACAACAGGCTGACCACCAATGGGCTGCCTGTAGAACTCAATCAGCTCAAGAATATCCGCACTGTGAACTTGGGTTTGAACCATCTGGAGAGTGTGCCCACCACGCTGGGTGCTCTGAAGGAGCTCCATGAAGTGGGCCTACATGACAACATGCTGAGCACCATCCCCAAAAGTATCTCCAAACTCCCCAAGCTCAAAAAGCTCAACACAAAGCGAAATCCCTTTCCCAAGACAGAGGAGTCAGATGCATTCATAGATTCCATCAGGAGGCTGGAAAGCTTGCATCTGGTGGAGGAGAAGGATCTGTGTACGACTTGCCTGAGAAAATGCCAACAGGCCCGGGACAAGCTGAACAAAATCAAGACTATGGCCGCAGCAACACCAAGAAGGGCCATCTTTTCTAACCTGGTCTCACCCAACTCCATGGCCAAGGATTCACAGGAAGATTGGAG GATCCGATCAACATCTCCCTAG